One genomic region from Balaenoptera acutorostrata chromosome 1, mBalAcu1.1, whole genome shotgun sequence encodes:
- the LOC130707746 gene encoding small proline-rich protein 2E-like, which translates to MSSEQQQCTQPCQPPPVCPPKGPDPCSPPKCPEPCPRIKCPEPCPPQQCQQKCPPVPPPQQCQQKCPPKNK; encoded by the coding sequence ATGTCTTCTGAACAGCAGCAGTGCACGCAGCCTTGCCAGCCACCTCCAGTGTGCCCACCTAAGGGCCCTGATCCTTGCTCACCTCCCAAATGTCCAGAACCTTGCCCACGTATAAAGTGCCCTGAGCCATGCCCACCTCAGCAGTGCCAGCAGAAATGCCCTCCTGTGCCACCTCCCCAACAATGCCAGCAGAAGTGCCCACCCAAGAACAAGTAA
- the LOC130708235 gene encoding small proline-rich protein 2E-like, whose protein sequence is MSSEQQQCTQPCQPPPVCPPKGPDPCSPPKCPEPCPRIKCPEPCPPQQCQQKCPPVPPPQQCQQKCPPKNK, encoded by the coding sequence ATGTCTTCTGAACAGCAGCAGTGCACGCAGCCTTGCCAGCCACCTCCAGTGTGCCCACCTAAGGGCCCTGATCCTTGCTCACCTCCCAAGTGTCCAGAACCTTGCCCACGTATAAAGTGCCCTGAGCCATGCCCACCTCAGCAGTGCCAGCAGAAATGCCCTCCTGTGCCACCTCCCCAACAATGCCAGCAGAAGTGCCCACCCAAGAACAAGTAA
- the LOC114236529 gene encoding small proline-rich protein 2E-like, with the protein MSSQEQQCKQKCKTPPVCVTKCPDPCSPKKDSDPCPPQPCQQKCPPVTPTQKCQQKCPPKDK; encoded by the coding sequence ATGTCTTCTCAAGAGCAGCAGTGCAAGCAGAAGTGCAAGACACCTCCAGTGTGTGTAACTAAGTGCCCTGATCCTTGCTCACCTAAGAAGgattcagacccttgcccaccTCAGCCGTGCCAGCAGAAATGCCCTCCTGTGACACCTACCCAGAAATGTCAGCAGAAGTGCCCACCCAAGGACAAGTAA